From the Marinomonas sp. THO17 genome, one window contains:
- the prpC gene encoding 2-methylcitrate synthase: protein MAKVLSGAGLRGQSAGETALCTVGKAAAGLTYRGYDIDVLADKASFEEVAYLLLYGKLPNRHELENYQAKLTRLRPLPDALKACLELIPKDAHPMDVMRTGCSFLGNIEPEKNQQEQLDVADRLVATLPAIVLYWYRFSHQGVRIDTHNPDEPSLAGHFLTMLHDDTPEPLHTQVMNASLILYAEHEFNASTFTARVCASTMSDMHSCITGGIGSLRGPLHGGANEAAMDMIENWRSPEEAEAALLKMLANKDKIMGFGHAIYSERDPRNDIIKKWSKQLSEAVGDSHLYAVSERCEAVMWREKKLFCNADFFHASAYRFMQIPTKLFTPIFVCSRVTGWAAHVMEQRANNRIIRPSADYIGPDHADWIELEDRQ from the coding sequence ATGGCAAAAGTACTTTCAGGCGCAGGTTTACGCGGTCAAAGCGCAGGCGAAACAGCACTCTGTACCGTCGGCAAAGCTGCCGCGGGGCTCACTTACCGAGGCTATGACATAGACGTACTGGCCGACAAAGCCAGTTTCGAAGAAGTGGCGTATTTACTTCTCTATGGCAAGTTACCCAATCGTCATGAACTGGAAAATTATCAGGCCAAACTCACCCGCTTGCGTCCGTTACCCGACGCCCTCAAAGCTTGTTTAGAACTGATCCCCAAAGACGCTCACCCCATGGATGTGATGCGCACAGGCTGCTCTTTTTTGGGCAACATCGAACCCGAAAAAAATCAACAAGAACAATTGGATGTGGCGGACAGACTGGTCGCCACCCTACCCGCCATAGTGCTCTACTGGTATCGTTTTTCCCATCAGGGTGTGCGTATCGACACCCATAACCCAGATGAGCCGTCTTTGGCGGGGCATTTCTTAACCATGCTTCACGATGACACGCCCGAGCCACTTCACACCCAAGTCATGAATGCTTCCCTAATTCTGTATGCCGAGCACGAGTTCAATGCTTCCACTTTTACCGCGCGGGTCTGCGCTTCCACCATGTCCGATATGCATTCTTGTATTACCGGTGGCATTGGCAGCTTACGAGGCCCCTTGCATGGTGGTGCCAATGAAGCGGCGATGGACATGATTGAAAACTGGCGTAGCCCAGAGGAAGCGGAAGCGGCTTTGTTAAAAATGCTGGCCAATAAAGACAAGATCATGGGCTTTGGTCACGCTATTTATAGCGAGCGCGATCCACGTAATGACATTATCAAAAAATGGTCGAAACAATTAAGTGAGGCAGTGGGCGACAGCCATCTCTACGCCGTCTCTGAACGTTGTGAAGCCGTGATGTGGCGGGAGAAAAAACTCTTTTGCAATGCGGATTTCTTCCACGCCAGTGCGTATCGCTTTATGCAAATCCCCACCAAGCTGTTCACGCCGATTTTTGTTTGTTCCCGTGTCACCGGCTGGGCTGCTCATGTCATGGAGCAAAGGGCCAATAACCGCATTATTCGTCCTAGTGCCGATTACATAGGGCCAGATCATGCCGACTGGATCGAGCTAGAAGATCGTCAATAA
- the prpB gene encoding methylisocitrate lyase gives MSRLSAGAKFRQAVADHAPLQVVGTVNAYCAMMAQQTGHQAIYLSGGGVANASYGLPDLGMTDLHDVLTDVKRITSACDLPLLVDIDTGFGGAFNIARTIQQMEKAGAAAVHIEDQVQQKRCGHRPNKAIVSQSEMVDRIKACVDARQDEQFVIMARTDALAVEGMESAIERAIACVEAGADMIFPEAMLTLEQYQAFVSAVKVPVLANITEFGATPLFSKEELASVGVDMVLYPLSAFRAMNKAALNVYQHLLQDGHQREVVEQMQTRSELYEFLNYHAYEDKLDQLFTEK, from the coding sequence ATGAGTCGACTCTCAGCCGGAGCCAAATTCAGACAAGCCGTTGCCGATCACGCCCCATTGCAAGTCGTAGGCACAGTTAATGCCTACTGCGCCATGATGGCTCAACAAACTGGCCATCAAGCAATTTACCTTTCCGGTGGCGGTGTCGCCAATGCGTCATATGGCCTACCAGACCTTGGCATGACGGATTTACACGATGTATTAACAGACGTAAAACGCATCACCTCTGCATGCGATTTGCCACTTCTGGTGGACATAGACACGGGCTTTGGCGGCGCTTTTAACATTGCACGCACCATACAACAAATGGAAAAAGCCGGCGCGGCTGCCGTGCACATTGAAGATCAGGTACAACAAAAGCGTTGTGGACACCGCCCGAATAAGGCCATTGTCAGTCAAAGTGAAATGGTCGATCGCATCAAAGCCTGTGTCGACGCCAGGCAAGACGAACAATTCGTCATCATGGCACGTACTGATGCTTTGGCGGTAGAAGGGATGGAATCCGCTATTGAACGCGCCATTGCTTGTGTTGAAGCCGGTGCTGACATGATTTTCCCAGAAGCCATGCTGACGCTGGAGCAATATCAAGCCTTTGTTAGTGCGGTAAAGGTACCTGTGTTGGCCAATATCACTGAATTTGGTGCCACCCCCCTCTTCTCCAAGGAAGAGTTAGCCAGTGTTGGGGTCGACATGGTGCTGTATCCCTTGAGTGCCTTTCGCGCCATGAACAAAGCGGCGCTGAATGTCTATCAACATCTATTACAAGATGGCCACCAGCGAGAGGTGGTTGAGCAGATGCAAACTCGTAGCGAGCTTTATGAATTTTTAAATTATCACGCTTACGAAGATAAGCTGGATCAACTGTTTACGGAAAAATAA
- a CDS encoding GntR family transcriptional regulator: MSQIIPIKSATLSEDIAQQLINAIVTGDIPQGSKISEPELAKQYGISRGPLREAIVKLEGLGLVTRTANVGARVIELNLADMLDTFTMREALEGMAARLAASRMDEAEVASLYQLLDKHQAFLDANQDEHYAQQGGNEDFHLRIIQASGNQKLIRLLSHELYAVIRMYRRHTADQRNDPRQALREHKAILDAIANQEGDLAELLMRRHISRACRLLQQAMEQSAHASPSKQ; the protein is encoded by the coding sequence ATGAGCCAGATCATCCCGATAAAATCCGCCACACTGTCAGAAGACATTGCCCAACAGCTGATCAATGCCATTGTGACTGGTGACATTCCACAAGGCAGTAAAATCTCTGAACCGGAACTTGCCAAGCAATATGGGATTTCCCGAGGCCCTCTTCGAGAAGCCATTGTTAAACTGGAAGGATTAGGGCTGGTCACTCGTACCGCTAACGTTGGTGCTCGCGTCATTGAATTGAATTTGGCCGACATGCTAGACACTTTTACCATGCGCGAAGCATTGGAAGGCATGGCAGCAAGATTGGCCGCCAGCCGCATGGACGAAGCCGAAGTCGCCAGCTTATATCAGTTACTCGATAAACATCAGGCATTTTTAGACGCCAATCAAGATGAGCATTATGCACAACAAGGTGGTAACGAAGATTTTCATTTGCGCATTATTCAGGCCAGTGGCAACCAAAAACTCATCCGCTTATTGAGTCACGAACTGTATGCTGTGATTCGTATGTATCGTCGCCACACAGCCGATCAACGTAATGATCCTCGCCAAGCATTGCGTGAACACAAAGCCATTCTTGATGCGATTGCCAATCAAGAAGGTGATTTGGCGGAACTCTTAATGCGTCGCCACATCAGCCGAGCTTGCCGTTTATTACAACAAGCCATGGAGCAATCAGCCCATGCCAGCCCAAGTAAACAATAA
- a CDS encoding DUF5062 family protein, with product MKKMKNEVALSKKAIQVGEKYALQRGYAGFSATMSANEKVEAIYRLLVLDKLIVALPADKEDLPNMKHKLALWIQKHLPKDDPLLK from the coding sequence ATGAAAAAAATGAAAAATGAGGTGGCACTGAGTAAAAAAGCGATTCAAGTTGGCGAAAAATACGCTCTGCAGCGAGGTTATGCAGGTTTTTCTGCCACCATGTCTGCTAATGAAAAAGTCGAAGCCATTTATCGCTTGTTGGTGTTGGATAAACTCATTGTTGCCTTGCCGGCCGATAAAGAAGACTTACCCAATATGAAGCACAAATTGGCGTTGTGGATTCAAAAGCATCTGCCCAAAGACGACCCACTTTTAAAATAA
- a CDS encoding DUF1826 domain-containing protein: protein MPVSAPLKQVELSAANHLVAYPLKEGGEEQGEDSVSLYSEAVSLSVAKARHREILGDIYQPQIGMAIWQRPLGDAFDYAQSMITAAPHFSFKGQQTPQLAAKLLEKLLPQARGKSAFIEDVTLLMEMFACLFDLEDVGLRLDVLSKAMCPRFHVDKIPCRLITTYAGAGSEWLHEAHVQRTRLGRGGDAKDHNSGLLHQGRINCLKVGDVALMKGDDWPASQGRGMVHRSPAASSEQSRLFLSLDMV, encoded by the coding sequence ATGCCAGTGAGTGCGCCATTAAAGCAAGTCGAGTTATCCGCTGCCAACCATCTTGTTGCTTATCCGCTCAAAGAAGGGGGTGAAGAACAAGGAGAAGACTCGGTTTCGCTTTATTCTGAAGCGGTTTCGTTAAGCGTAGCGAAAGCTAGGCACAGAGAGATTTTAGGGGACATTTATCAGCCACAGATAGGCATGGCGATTTGGCAAAGACCCTTAGGTGACGCCTTTGACTATGCGCAAAGCATGATCACCGCAGCACCTCATTTCAGTTTTAAAGGACAGCAAACTCCACAGCTGGCCGCCAAATTGCTCGAGAAATTACTGCCACAAGCCAGAGGTAAGTCGGCTTTCATAGAAGATGTGACCTTATTGATGGAGATGTTTGCCTGTTTGTTTGATTTAGAAGACGTAGGTCTGCGTTTGGATGTGTTATCAAAAGCCATGTGTCCGCGTTTTCATGTGGATAAAATCCCCTGCCGTTTGATTACCACCTACGCAGGCGCTGGCAGTGAATGGTTGCATGAAGCCCATGTACAGCGCACGCGATTAGGGCGAGGTGGTGACGCCAAAGATCACAACTCTGGTTTGTTGCATCAAGGTCGTATTAACTGCCTAAAGGTAGGCGACGTCGCCTTGATGAAAGGTGATGATTGGCCTGCATCACAAGGGCGTGGCATGGTGCACAGATCGCCTGCTGCGAGCAGCGAGCAGTCGCGTCTGTTCCTCAGTTTGGACATGGTGTGA
- a CDS encoding SDR family NAD(P)-dependent oxidoreductase: MSTFQALVIGASSAIAQAIIEKLQQDADCSAITAVSRANIRLPNNDKVISVTCDYQQDSIAELCQTLQASQGMIHKVFICNGLLHNDNMQPERKIESVNAAQLAASFQANSITPMLWLKYLLPVLKGTSATQVAIFSARVGSISDNKMGGWYSYRASKAALNMLIQTSAIEYARRAKNVKLIAFHPGTTDTPLSQPFQRSVPEGKLFTPHFVAQQLLDLMKQIPMDNQASYRDWNHQEIDW, translated from the coding sequence ATGTCGACTTTTCAAGCGTTAGTGATTGGGGCCAGCAGTGCGATCGCTCAAGCTATCATAGAAAAGCTGCAGCAAGACGCTGATTGCAGTGCCATCACTGCCGTGTCTCGCGCTAACATTAGGCTGCCAAATAATGACAAGGTGATTTCTGTCACTTGTGACTATCAGCAAGACAGCATTGCTGAGCTATGCCAGACCTTACAGGCATCACAAGGAATGATTCATAAGGTTTTCATTTGCAATGGCTTACTGCACAACGACAATATGCAGCCAGAGAGAAAAATAGAAAGCGTTAATGCAGCCCAATTGGCAGCGAGCTTTCAAGCCAATAGCATCACGCCTATGCTGTGGTTGAAATACCTTTTGCCTGTACTGAAAGGCACAAGTGCAACGCAAGTGGCTATTTTTAGTGCCCGAGTAGGCAGTATTTCTGACAACAAAATGGGCGGCTGGTACAGCTATCGCGCCTCCAAAGCTGCCCTTAACATGTTGATTCAAACCTCCGCCATTGAATACGCCAGACGAGCAAAAAACGTCAAATTAATTGCCTTTCATCCTGGCACCACAGACACGCCTTTGTCGCAACCTTTCCAGCGCTCCGTCCCCGAAGGCAAGCTTTTCACCCCCCACTTTGTGGCCCAACAGTTGCTGGATTTAATGAAGCAAATCCCCATGGACAATCAAGCGTCTTATAGGGATTGGAATCATCAAGAGATTGACTGGTAG
- a CDS encoding DUF393 domain-containing protein, protein MLTIFYDGKCPLCAAEMKSLAKFDTKHQLVLEDLHADDFPQRFPHIDPVAADKILHGQLEDGRIIKGLDVTCTAWKLVNKHRWLQALRWPVVRFFADQAYLFFARYRHPISAFVSGQPRCEPCQKDKCDLQ, encoded by the coding sequence ATGCTAACCATTTTTTACGATGGCAAATGTCCTTTGTGTGCCGCTGAGATGAAAAGTTTGGCCAAATTCGATACCAAGCATCAACTCGTTTTAGAAGATTTGCACGCCGACGATTTCCCACAGCGCTTTCCCCACATTGACCCGGTTGCCGCTGATAAAATATTACATGGCCAACTGGAGGATGGACGCATTATCAAAGGTCTAGATGTGACCTGTACTGCTTGGAAGTTGGTCAATAAGCATAGGTGGCTGCAAGCTTTAAGGTGGCCCGTGGTGCGCTTTTTTGCCGACCAAGCCTATTTATTTTTCGCCCGTTATCGCCACCCTATTTCCGCCTTTGTTAGTGGTCAGCCACGCTGCGAGCCTTGCCAAAAAGACAAGTGTGATCTGCAATAA
- a CDS encoding DUF3429 domain-containing protein, translating into MRASASPYTMILGAMGLIPFVFATYLSWTDTTLFDRSGLYLFITYGAIILSFLSGTLWGQFIHKESSLVSKYLLISSNVVAVAAWFSLLLDIQVLSIALLFLGFISTFWGEARFAREADTEVSPYLTLRFVLTMIVCVLHLLVFYPSY; encoded by the coding sequence ATGCGTGCTTCTGCTTCTCCCTACACCATGATATTGGGTGCAATGGGTTTAATTCCATTTGTATTTGCCACCTATCTAAGCTGGACCGACACAACACTATTTGATCGTTCTGGTTTATATCTCTTTATTACTTATGGCGCGATTATTTTGAGCTTTTTGTCTGGGACCCTATGGGGACAATTCATTCATAAAGAGTCTAGCCTAGTCAGTAAGTACCTACTTATTTCCAGCAATGTGGTGGCTGTCGCGGCATGGTTTTCATTACTCCTCGATATTCAAGTGTTGTCCATTGCCCTACTCTTTTTAGGCTTTATCAGCACATTTTGGGGCGAAGCCAGATTTGCACGCGAAGCAGATACTGAAGTTTCTCCTTATCTCACCCTGAGATTTGTACTGACCATGATTGTTTGTGTATTACACCTTTTGGTTTTCTATCCAAGCTATTGA
- a CDS encoding glycine--tRNA ligase, producing MPAKTMDELVSLCKRRGFIFQGSEIYGGMQGAYDYGPLGIELKNNLKAAWWRSMVYERDDVEGLDAAIIQNKHVYKYSGHEDTFTDPMVDCHECKSRMRADHMKDIKVCDNCGSTEVTEPRDFNLMFKTNVGPMVNEESYTYLRPETAQGIFTNFKNVVDSTSRSLPFGIAQIGKSFRNEITPRNFIFRVREFEQMELEFFCKPGEDEKWHEFWVETRKQWWLDQGLSEDNIQFEYVTGDDLAHYSKATVDILYKFPHGFEELEGVANRTDYDLGSHTKAQEEFGLSASVKKNTDSTAKLAIRDLEANKWEVPFCIEPSAGLDRGLLAVMTEAYTEEALENGSTRTVLKFKPHLAPIKVAILPLKKNKPEIVALAKELKNKLQKLGLGRILYENTGNVGKGYRRHDEVGTPICVTVDFDSIEQEGAPVTVRDRDTMEQVVVPAADLPAYVVNYFINQD from the coding sequence ATGCCAGCTAAAACGATGGATGAACTCGTCTCCCTTTGTAAACGTCGTGGATTTATTTTCCAAGGCAGTGAAATCTACGGTGGTATGCAGGGTGCTTACGATTACGGTCCGTTAGGTATTGAATTAAAAAACAACCTAAAAGCGGCTTGGTGGCGATCCATGGTTTACGAACGTGATGACGTAGAAGGCTTGGACGCGGCCATCATTCAAAACAAGCACGTCTACAAATACTCAGGTCATGAAGATACCTTTACCGACCCTATGGTGGATTGTCATGAGTGTAAATCACGTATGCGTGCCGACCACATGAAAGACATCAAAGTCTGTGATAACTGTGGGTCAACTGAGGTGACAGAACCCCGTGATTTCAATTTGATGTTTAAGACCAACGTTGGCCCAATGGTTAATGAAGAGTCTTACACTTACCTGCGTCCTGAAACTGCGCAAGGCATCTTCACCAACTTCAAAAACGTGGTGGATTCCACATCACGCAGTTTGCCATTTGGTATTGCACAAATTGGTAAGTCTTTCCGTAACGAAATCACACCACGCAACTTCATTTTCCGTGTGCGTGAATTTGAACAAATGGAGCTGGAATTCTTCTGTAAGCCAGGGGAAGACGAAAAATGGCACGAATTCTGGGTAGAAACCCGCAAACAATGGTGGTTAGACCAAGGTTTGTCTGAAGACAACATCCAGTTTGAATACGTTACAGGTGATGACCTAGCCCATTACTCCAAAGCCACTGTGGATATCTTGTACAAGTTTCCACACGGATTTGAAGAGTTGGAAGGGGTGGCAAACCGTACCGATTACGATTTGGGCTCACACACCAAAGCGCAAGAGGAATTTGGCTTGTCAGCGAGCGTGAAGAAAAACACCGACTCTACGGCTAAGTTGGCAATTCGTGATCTAGAAGCCAACAAGTGGGAGGTGCCTTTCTGTATCGAGCCTTCTGCTGGTTTGGATCGTGGTTTGTTAGCGGTTATGACCGAAGCCTACACAGAAGAAGCATTGGAAAACGGTTCGACACGTACTGTATTGAAATTCAAACCGCACCTTGCGCCTATTAAAGTAGCGATTTTGCCGTTGAAAAAGAACAAGCCTGAAATCGTTGCCTTAGCGAAAGAGCTGAAAAACAAACTACAGAAATTGGGTCTAGGCCGTATCCTTTACGAAAATACAGGTAACGTAGGTAAAGGCTATCGTCGTCATGATGAAGTGGGCACGCCAATTTGTGTGACGGTGGATTTTGATTCCATCGAACAAGAAGGTGCACCCGTTACAGTGCGTGACCGTGACACCATGGAGCAAGTGGTTGTACCGGCTGCTGATTTACCAGCTTATGTTGTAAATTACTTTATAAATCAGGACTAA
- a CDS encoding DUF2867 domain-containing protein, whose amino-acid sequence MAQVTTHSLPIDSELRRYVKQEDFIDCYAIESDLPPRRAAEIITNFPAWARLLVKIRNAMTAPFGLLKEGPQSADKVGFFPLELDTAQEVIAGFNDTHLNFRVSIMALDGRIYLATWVHPHNKLGKYYLKTILPFHNLIVHNALRRVHKASF is encoded by the coding sequence ATGGCTCAGGTCACAACACATTCTTTACCCATAGATAGCGAGCTTAGACGTTATGTAAAACAAGAGGATTTTATCGATTGTTATGCGATTGAGTCCGATTTGCCGCCTCGTCGGGCGGCAGAGATCATTACTAACTTCCCAGCTTGGGCACGTTTGCTGGTAAAAATAAGAAATGCGATGACAGCCCCGTTTGGCCTCTTAAAAGAGGGGCCACAAAGTGCTGATAAAGTCGGTTTCTTCCCGTTGGAATTAGACACAGCTCAAGAGGTGATTGCTGGCTTTAATGACACTCACCTCAACTTTAGAGTGTCTATTATGGCGTTGGATGGGCGGATTTATTTGGCGACTTGGGTTCACCCTCATAACAAGCTGGGCAAATACTATCTAAAGACTATTCTGCCCTTTCATAATCTCATAGTGCACAACGCCTTACGTCGCGTTCATAAAGCAAGTTTTTAA
- a CDS encoding DUF1330 domain-containing protein, whose translation MPSYIVVDLTPLDKEKLSEYSALAADTFAPYHGHFIAKGAIEVLHGDALHPMKAIIEFPDKESAKAWYESPAYQALIPLREKGISSNFHLI comes from the coding sequence ATGCCAAGTTACATTGTTGTTGATTTAACCCCATTAGACAAAGAGAAACTGAGTGAATACAGTGCATTAGCGGCAGATACTTTCGCACCATACCATGGGCATTTCATTGCTAAAGGTGCTATTGAGGTGCTGCACGGTGACGCCTTACATCCCATGAAAGCCATTATTGAGTTTCCAGACAAAGAAAGTGCAAAAGCTTGGTATGAAAGCCCAGCTTATCAAGCTCTGATTCCCTTACGAGAAAAAGGCATTAGCAGCAACTTTCATCTAATCTAA
- a CDS encoding LysR family transcriptional regulator encodes MNTVKLAPLLLIFVEVANKRSFTAAAKKLGMSKAAISQQIKRLEEATGQQLLIRNTRGVALTAVGEHLLARSELLSEQLSMTLTELSSEKEEPSGHFKVSVPPFFEKGIVIPALKQLCIEFPKLIPEVVVTEKWQDLIEHGLDAAIFGGDIKDCDYRALSIGEVSEVFCASPRYLKQYGEVTSLDNLSEHKYIATAWHREKFQIFANDYSNEQRISVPHSAKVNTLTTALEVVLNDMGVALLPEFLTNTHLQKENLIRVLPNLRGRRWHFYFLHQYKGEKPVHLTRFYKLYRHYFNKGIRPLETSGYD; translated from the coding sequence ATGAACACAGTAAAGCTCGCACCCTTGTTACTGATTTTTGTTGAAGTGGCTAATAAACGCTCCTTCACGGCTGCTGCGAAAAAGCTAGGTATGAGTAAAGCCGCGATTAGTCAACAAATTAAACGCCTAGAGGAAGCGACAGGGCAACAACTTTTGATTCGCAATACCAGAGGCGTTGCGCTTACCGCAGTAGGTGAACATCTCTTGGCTCGCAGTGAGTTGTTGAGTGAACAACTGAGCATGACCTTGACGGAATTAAGCAGCGAGAAAGAGGAGCCCAGTGGACACTTCAAGGTTTCTGTACCACCTTTTTTTGAAAAAGGCATTGTTATTCCTGCGTTAAAACAATTGTGTATTGAATTTCCCAAACTCATCCCAGAAGTGGTGGTGACGGAAAAATGGCAAGATTTAATTGAACACGGCTTGGATGCGGCCATTTTTGGTGGTGACATTAAAGATTGTGATTATCGTGCTTTGTCCATAGGCGAAGTCTCGGAGGTGTTCTGTGCATCGCCGCGTTACTTGAAGCAATATGGTGAAGTCACTTCCCTAGACAACTTATCTGAGCACAAATACATTGCCACGGCTTGGCACCGCGAAAAGTTTCAAATTTTTGCCAATGACTACAGCAATGAACAGCGTATTAGCGTGCCACACAGTGCAAAAGTGAATACTCTTACGACAGCATTAGAAGTGGTATTGAACGACATGGGCGTGGCTTTATTGCCTGAGTTTCTTACCAATACTCATCTGCAAAAAGAAAATCTGATAAGAGTCTTGCCAAACCTTAGAGGTAGGCGATGGCACTTTTATTTCTTGCATCAATACAAGGGCGAAAAGCCTGTTCACCTTACTCGCTTTTACAAACTGTATCGCCATTATTTTAATAAAGGCATTAGGCCATTGGAAACTTCAGGATACGACTAG